A window of Dorea formicigenerans contains these coding sequences:
- a CDS encoding heavy metal translocating P-type ATPase — translation MKFVIKHEIKGRIRAHAVQYRMTFEQADRMQYYLESQDMITSAKVQNRTGDFTICYKGDREKVIKLLQTFRYEEVDIPENYAQNSGRELNQEYWDKLVETVIYHYGNKLFLPYSVRACITAVKSVKYLWMGVRTLAKGKIEVPVLDATAIGVSMFRGDIATAGSVMFLLGIGEILEEWTHKKSVGDLARSMSLNISKVWLVSDGQEVLVPFSSVKSGDRIRIHMGNVIPFDGTVVEGEAMVNQASLTGESVAVRKIENGEVYAGTVVEEGELTIRVREANGSSKFEKIVTMIEESEKLKSGLESKAEHLADKLVPYTLAGTGLTYLLTRNVTKALAVLMVDFSCALKLAMPISVLSAIREASSYNVTVKGGKYLEAMAEADTIVFDKTGTLTKAQPTVVDVVPFCDKTPDELLRIGACLEEHFPHSMAKAVVNAAQDKGLIHEEFHSKVEYIVAHGISSKINDQKVVVGSYHFVFEDEESQIPEGMAEKFQELPSEYSHLYMAIEGKLAAVICIEDPLREEAPQIIKNLKATGISKVVMMTGDSDRTAKAIAKRVGVDVYYSEVLPEDKANFVEQEKAAGRKVIMIGDGINDSPALSAADIGIAISDGAEIAREIADVTMSGDDLSEIVTLKLISNKLMKRIHKNYRNIVGFNTALIILGVTGILQPTVSALLHNTSTLYISLKSMENLLEEETEARECI, via the coding sequence ATGAAATTTGTAATCAAGCATGAGATTAAAGGCAGGATCCGTGCCCATGCTGTACAGTACAGAATGACATTTGAGCAGGCAGACCGGATGCAATATTATCTGGAATCCCAGGATATGATTACATCTGCAAAAGTACAGAACCGCACGGGAGACTTTACGATCTGTTACAAAGGCGACAGAGAGAAAGTAATCAAACTGCTTCAAACATTCCGTTATGAGGAAGTTGACATTCCGGAAAATTATGCACAGAATTCCGGACGCGAACTGAATCAGGAATATTGGGATAAGTTAGTTGAAACTGTAATCTATCATTATGGAAATAAATTATTTTTGCCATATTCGGTCAGAGCATGTATTACAGCAGTAAAATCTGTGAAATATCTTTGGATGGGTGTGCGTACACTGGCAAAAGGCAAGATTGAAGTACCGGTACTGGATGCGACCGCAATCGGAGTATCTATGTTCCGCGGAGATATCGCAACTGCAGGATCCGTCATGTTCCTGCTTGGAATCGGCGAAATACTGGAAGAGTGGACACACAAGAAATCCGTTGGTGACCTGGCAAGAAGCATGTCACTGAACATCAGCAAAGTATGGCTTGTCAGCGACGGTCAGGAAGTATTAGTACCATTTTCATCTGTAAAGAGCGGCGACCGGATACGCATCCACATGGGAAATGTAATTCCATTTGACGGAACAGTTGTGGAAGGCGAGGCAATGGTCAACCAGGCGTCTTTGACTGGAGAGTCCGTGGCAGTACGCAAGATAGAAAATGGAGAAGTGTATGCCGGAACGGTTGTAGAAGAAGGCGAGCTTACTATACGTGTAAGAGAGGCAAATGGATCAAGTAAATTTGAGAAGATCGTGACGATGATCGAAGAATCCGAGAAACTCAAATCCGGACTGGAAAGCAAGGCAGAACATTTGGCGGATAAACTCGTTCCATACACATTGGCGGGAACAGGTCTTACCTATCTTCTTACAAGAAATGTAACAAAAGCACTGGCTGTATTGATGGTAGATTTTTCATGCGCACTGAAACTGGCCATGCCGATTTCCGTATTGTCTGCAATCCGTGAGGCAAGCAGCTACAACGTCACAGTTAAAGGCGGAAAATATCTGGAAGCAATGGCAGAAGCAGACACCATCGTATTTGACAAGACAGGAACACTGACAAAAGCACAGCCGACAGTCGTAGATGTCGTACCATTCTGCGATAAGACACCAGACGAATTGCTGAGAATCGGCGCCTGCCTGGAAGAACATTTTCCACACTCCATGGCAAAAGCAGTTGTAAATGCAGCACAGGACAAAGGGCTTATCCATGAAGAGTTCCACTCAAAAGTAGAGTACATCGTGGCACACGGCATTTCCTCCAAAATCAATGATCAAAAAGTTGTCGTTGGAAGCTATCATTTCGTATTCGAAGATGAAGAGAGCCAGATCCCAGAAGGAATGGCAGAAAAATTCCAAGAACTGCCATCCGAATACTCACATTTGTACATGGCAATCGAAGGAAAACTGGCAGCAGTCATCTGCATCGAAGACCCGCTGAGAGAAGAAGCACCACAGATTATCAAAAATCTGAAGGCAACAGGCATCAGCAAAGTAGTCATGATGACCGGAGACAGCGACCGCACCGCAAAAGCAATCGCCAAACGAGTAGGCGTGGACGTATATTACTCGGAAGTATTGCCGGAAGACAAGGCAAACTTCGTAGAGCAGGAAAAAGCCGCCGGACGAAAAGTCATCATGATCGGAGACGGAATCAACGATTCACCGGCACTATCCGCAGCAGATATCGGAATCGCAATCAGCGACGGCGCAGAGATCGCCCGCGAAATCGCAGACGTGACTATGAGCGGCGACGACTTGAGCGAGATCGTAACACTGAAGCTGATCAGTAATAAATTAATGAAACGAATTCACAAAAATTACCGCAACATCGTAGGATTCAACACCGCCCTCATCATACTCGGCGTCACCGGAATCCTACAGCCAACCGTATCAGCACTACTTCATAACACATCAACCCTGTACATCAGCCTGAAAAGCATGGAGAACCTGCTGGAAGAAGAAACAGAAGCGAGAGAATGTATATAG
- a CDS encoding immunoglobulin-like domain-containing protein, whose product MKKKQVLAVSSALMIGTTTALTGLPTPVMAQENTEVVQEAVVEENKTEQVPVEQKTENAEVQENITDKEQEETAENAETLKEESTKQETPATPEKEVVTEDKTVEASKNTEVKAGSIAIDETHFPDKVFREQIIAEFDKDGDSVLSVDEISKAQFLNLHGMKTISSLEGIQYLTNLQSLDVSTTSVSDLSPVKNSSLKRLDCRSSKVGSVDLTRYPNLEAFLCDNTSINSLDVSKNEKLNTLFADSTSISNLDVTNNPNLEQLSCSNTGLMELDVTHNPQLVTLDIGDTKVKTLDISKNPNLKQLSCYMTNIAELDVTKNTKLTRLFCHDTTIKKLDLSNNLELEMLRCGEIFEQGIRGLDISKNTKIKKLICDDLYWLNVGENKVLENNHAFVGNGYIDIKGNKIDLKKDVEQGIDISKVKVTANGTLDKDTGIITVDDVKKPVTYEYDCGTYKDGNVVLKVELSLNSQGEDNTAPTISANDVTLNVGDTFDPLANVTATDKEDGTITLTKDNIVANDVDTSKAGTYHVTYKVTDKNGASVKKTITVTVKQNTGDLNSAPIISANDVTLNVGDTFDPLANVTATDKEDGTIILTKDNIIANDVDTSKAGTYHVTFRVVDKNGAITEKTITVTVKEKATNKPVSPQQPQKPSKPTTPTKPSGQKNPVKTGDMTNVGLFTSMFAGSTGVLAVLFGKKRKRNKNN is encoded by the coding sequence ATGAAGAAAAAACAAGTCCTTGCAGTAAGTTCCGCATTGATGATTGGAACAACAACTGCACTTACAGGGCTTCCTACTCCTGTCATGGCACAGGAAAACACAGAAGTTGTGCAGGAAGCCGTTGTAGAAGAAAACAAGACAGAGCAAGTTCCTGTGGAACAGAAAACAGAAAACGCAGAAGTACAAGAGAATATAACAGACAAGGAACAGGAAGAAACTGCTGAAAATGCAGAAACTTTAAAAGAAGAAAGTACAAAACAGGAAACACCTGCAACACCAGAAAAAGAAGTGGTTACCGAAGATAAGACCGTTGAAGCAAGCAAAAATACAGAAGTAAAAGCTGGAAGCATTGCTATTGATGAAACACATTTTCCAGACAAAGTATTTAGAGAACAAATCATTGCAGAATTTGATAAAGACGGCGATAGTGTGTTATCTGTTGATGAAATATCAAAAGCCCAATTCTTAAACTTACATGGTATGAAAACGATATCTTCATTAGAGGGTATTCAATATCTAACAAATTTGCAGTCTTTAGATGTTTCTACGACTTCTGTTTCAGACTTAAGTCCGGTTAAAAACTCATCTTTAAAAAGATTAGATTGTCGTTCTTCAAAAGTAGGAAGCGTTGATTTAACACGTTATCCGAATTTGGAAGCTTTCCTTTGCGATAATACATCAATTAACAGTCTTGATGTATCTAAGAATGAAAAATTGAATACGTTATTTGCAGATAGTACCTCTATTTCCAATTTAGATGTAACAAACAATCCTAACTTAGAACAACTATCTTGTAGCAATACAGGATTAATGGAACTTGATGTCACACATAATCCGCAATTAGTCACTTTAGATATAGGAGATACAAAAGTAAAAACACTTGATATAAGTAAGAACCCTAATTTGAAACAACTATCATGTTATATGACAAATATAGCTGAATTAGATGTAACAAAAAACACAAAACTGACACGCCTTTTTTGTCATGATACAACTATTAAAAAATTAGATTTAAGCAATAATTTAGAACTTGAAATGCTACGTTGCGGTGAAATTTTTGAACAAGGGATAAGAGGTCTTGATATAAGTAAAAACACAAAAATTAAAAAATTAATTTGCGATGATTTATACTGGTTAAATGTCGGAGAGAATAAAGTTCTTGAAAATAATCATGCTTTTGTAGGCAACGGTTATATTGATATTAAAGGGAATAAAATCGACTTAAAAAAAGATGTTGAACAAGGAATAGATATTTCAAAAGTAAAAGTTACTGCAAATGGAACTTTAGATAAAGATACAGGAATTATAACGGTAGATGATGTAAAAAAACCAGTTACTTATGAGTATGATTGCGGTACTTATAAAGACGGAAACGTTGTTTTAAAAGTAGAATTATCGTTAAACTCACAAGGAGAAGATAATACAGCACCAACTATTTCTGCAAATGATGTTACATTGAATGTAGGCGATACTTTCGACCCATTGGCAAATGTAACAGCAACAGATAAAGAGGACGGAACTATCACTTTGACAAAAGATAATATTGTTGCAAATGATGTAGATACTTCTAAGGCTGGTACTTACCATGTGACTTATAAAGTAACAGATAAAAACGGAGCTTCTGTTAAAAAAACGATTACTGTAACTGTGAAACAAAATACAGGCGACCTTAACTCTGCTCCAATCATTTCAGCAAATGATGTTACATTGAATGTAGGCGATACGTTCGATCCATTGGCAAATGTGACAGCAACAGATAAAGAGGACGGAACGATTATTTTAACAAAAGATAACATTATTGCAAATGATGTAGATACTTCTAAGGCTGGCACTTATCATGTAACTTTCCGTGTAGTAGATAAAAATGGTGCAATTACTGAAAAAACAATTACAGTTACCGTAAAAGAAAAAGCAACAAATAAACCTGTAAGTCCACAACAGCCACAGAAACCGAGCAAGCCAACTACTCCAACAAAGCCTAGCGGACAAAAGAACCCTGTAAAAACAGGTGATATGACAAACGTAGGATTGTTTACTTCTATGTTTGCTGGTTCAACCGGTGTATTAGCTGTTTTATTCGGTAAAAAACGTAAAAGAAATAAGAACAATTAA
- a CDS encoding helix-turn-helix domain-containing protein: MEGCAMKISHLGNNIQTIRKFRGMKQQELADKIGINMQSLSKIERGLNYPAYETLEKIMEVLDVTPNELLSGEWKYVNQSEKEVCQFLRTEERLNAELKHGHYDNFFDSEEEWLEYELEKLREYITDYINGKSIEASDLYPIKEFIQHLKFQKLLDRYDDLYSMDMFGESIEGHKYRTPYQVVKMINPNSKEDMELLREVLRNNHFDDEDE, translated from the coding sequence ATGGAGGGTTGTGCAATGAAAATAAGCCATTTAGGAAATAATATACAGACCATAAGAAAATTTAGGGGAATGAAACAACAGGAACTTGCGGACAAAATCGGTATCAATATGCAGAGCCTTTCCAAGATTGAAAGAGGGTTGAACTATCCTGCTTATGAAACGCTGGAAAAGATAATGGAAGTGCTGGACGTAACGCCGAATGAATTATTATCGGGAGAATGGAAGTATGTCAATCAGTCTGAAAAAGAAGTCTGTCAGTTTTTAAGAACAGAAGAACGTCTAAATGCAGAACTGAAACACGGACACTATGATAACTTCTTTGACAGCGAGGAAGAATGGCTGGAATATGAATTGGAAAAGTTACGGGAATACATTACAGACTATATCAACGGGAAAAGCATTGAAGCGTCCGACCTTTACCCAATCAAAGAATTTATCCAGCATTTGAAGTTTCAAAAATTACTAGACCGCTATGATGATTTATACAGTATGGATATGTTTGGGGAAAGCATAGAGGGACATAAATATAGGACACCTTATCAAGTCGTGAAAATGATAAATCCGAACTCAAAAGAGGATATGGAACTGTTACGGGAAGTATTAAGAAATAACCATTTTGATGATGAGGACGAGTAA
- a CDS encoding XRE family transcriptional regulator, with amino-acid sequence MNNLEFALEMKNKRLASGLSQGELASLTHVSRYSINRFENGKANASKETQNIILRCLNYYVCDKPFYLLVDYLSVRFPTTDALEVIRKVLGMKADYFIHYDYGYYGYKEHYAYGEIKVMASDDEHMGVFLELKGAGSRNMEYVLQAQNRDWYSFLNRCLDCGGVIRRFDLAINDMCGLLDIPVLSEKYKNGGADCRCKNYENVQGGKLSEKKRNLASTLYIGSKASTKYFCLYEKQKEQATKKKHTDIINRFEIRLRDKKAVQAVEELLLTYNPHGLVFYLITDFVQFPDYPLWEIFISHDSLPFEMNPVPVNMERTLQWLERQVMPSIVMIEEIDRLTGSNYMKMIDECTHLSEKQEMLVEQMCTDIADVIESEGVFYE; translated from the coding sequence ATGAACAATTTAGAATTTGCACTTGAAATGAAGAACAAACGTCTTGCAAGCGGTCTTTCACAAGGAGAACTTGCAAGTCTTACCCATGTATCAAGATATAGTATCAACCGCTTTGAGAACGGAAAAGCCAACGCAAGTAAAGAAACACAGAACATTATCCTGCGTTGTCTGAATTACTATGTCTGTGATAAGCCTTTTTATCTGCTCGTTGATTATCTGTCTGTCCGTTTTCCAACGACTGACGCATTAGAAGTTATCCGAAAGGTGCTTGGCATGAAAGCGGACTATTTTATCCATTATGACTATGGGTATTATGGCTATAAGGAGCATTATGCCTACGGGGAAATCAAGGTCATGGCTTCTGATGATGAACACATGGGTGTATTTTTAGAATTAAAAGGGGCAGGCTCACGCAACATGGAATATGTCTTACAGGCACAGAACAGGGATTGGTATTCATTTTTAAACCGCTGTCTTGACTGTGGCGGTGTTATCCGACGTTTTGACTTGGCAATCAATGATATGTGCGGTCTGCTGGATATTCCCGTTTTGTCTGAAAAATACAAAAATGGCGGTGCGGATTGTCGCTGTAAAAACTATGAAAATGTACAAGGTGGAAAACTAAGCGAAAAAAAACGTAATTTAGCAAGTACCCTTTATATCGGCTCAAAGGCAAGCACAAAATATTTCTGCCTGTATGAAAAACAAAAGGAGCAGGCAACCAAAAAGAAACATACGGATATTATCAACCGTTTTGAAATTCGTCTGCGTGATAAAAAGGCAGTACAGGCAGTTGAGGAATTGTTATTGACATATAACCCTCATGGGTTGGTGTTTTACCTTATTACTGATTTTGTGCAATTTCCCGATTATCCGCTGTGGGAGATATTCATTTCCCATGACAGTTTACCTTTTGAAATGAACCCCGTACCTGTCAATATGGAACGCACTCTGCAATGGCTGGAAAGACAGGTCATGCCGTCAATCGTGATGATAGAGGAAATCGACAGGCTGACAGGCTCAAACTACATGAAAATGATTGATGAATGTACCCACCTTTCCGAAAAACAGGAAATGCTTGTAGAACAGATGTGTACGGATATAGCAGATGTAATCGAAAGTGAGGGGGTGTTTTATGAGTAA
- a CDS encoding excisionase has product MSNAQDIPVWEKYTLTIEEASKYFRIGENKLRRLAEENKGAGWLIMNGNRIQIKRRQFEQVIDKLDAI; this is encoded by the coding sequence ATGAGTAATGCACAGGATATTCCCGTATGGGAAAAATATACCCTTACCATTGAAGAAGCGTCAAAGTATTTCCGTATCGGAGAAAACAAGTTAAGACGCTTGGCAGAGGAAAACAAGGGCGCTGGCTGGCTCATTATGAATGGCAACCGCATACAGATTAAACGCCGACAGTTTGAACAGGTTATTGACAAATTGGACGCAATCTAA
- a CDS encoding site-specific integrase encodes MKEKRRDSKGRILHTGESQRTDGKYLYKYVDAFGNTKYVYAWRLTPTDPTPKEKREKPSLRELEQQIRRDIEDGIDSTGKKMTLCQLYAKQNLQRANVKKSTQKQREQLMRLLKEDKLGARSIDTIKPSDAKEWALRMKDKGFSYNTINNHKRSLKASFYIAIQDDCVRKNPFDFKLSEVLENDTKEKVALTEEQEQALLSFIKTDNVYHKHYDDVLILLKTGLRISELCGLTVADIDFKNEVVIIDHQLLKSKEQGYYIETPKTKSGIRQVPLSRETIQAFQRVMKKRPKAEPFVIDGQSNFLFVNHKGKPKVAIDYNALFVRMVKKYNKHHKDNPLPHITPHTLRHTFCTRLASKNMNPKDLQYIMGHSNISITMNWYAHASIDTAKSEVQRLIA; translated from the coding sequence ATGAAAGAAAAAAGACGGGATAGTAAAGGACGTATCCTGCATACTGGAGAGAGCCAACGAACAGACGGGAAATACTTATATAAATATGTAGACGCATTTGGAAACACAAAATATGTGTATGCTTGGAGATTGACACCCACAGACCCGACACCAAAGGAAAAACGGGAAAAACCCTCACTTCGTGAACTGGAACAGCAGATAAGACGGGATATTGAGGACGGTATCGACAGCACAGGCAAGAAAATGACGCTTTGCCAACTCTATGCCAAACAGAACTTACAGAGGGCAAATGTGAAGAAAAGCACACAAAAACAACGGGAACAACTCATGCGGTTATTGAAAGAGGACAAATTAGGTGCTAGGAGCATTGATACAATCAAGCCCTCTGACGCTAAAGAATGGGCGTTACGCATGAAAGACAAGGGCTTTTCCTATAACACCATTAACAACCATAAACGCTCGTTAAAAGCGTCATTCTATATCGCCATACAAGACGATTGTGTAAGGAAGAACCCTTTTGATTTTAAGTTAAGTGAAGTCCTAGAAAATGATACCAAAGAGAAAGTCGCATTGACAGAGGAACAGGAACAAGCCTTACTCTCATTTATCAAGACAGACAATGTGTATCACAAGCATTATGATGATGTGCTGATACTGTTAAAGACTGGACTTCGTATCTCGGAACTGTGCGGACTGACAGTAGCTGATATTGATTTCAAGAATGAAGTTGTAATTATCGACCACCAGTTACTAAAGAGCAAGGAACAGGGCTATTATATTGAAACGCCTAAGACGAAAAGCGGAATAAGACAAGTGCCATTAAGTAGAGAAACAATACAGGCATTTCAACGGGTTATGAAGAAACGCCCAAAGGCAGAACCATTTGTGATAGACGGACAGAGCAATTTCTTATTTGTCAATCATAAAGGCAAGCCCAAAGTTGCGATTGATTACAACGCCTTATTTGTCCGTATGGTAAAGAAATATAACAAGCACCACAAGGACAATCCCTTGCCACATATCACACCGCATACGCTACGCCATACATTCTGCACAAGACTGGCAAGCAAGAACATGAACCCAAAAGATTTACAGTATATCATGGGACATTCAAACATTAGTATCACAATGAACTGGTACGCTCATGCGTCCATAGATACCGCAAAATCAGAGGTTCAGCGTCTAATCGCATAG
- a CDS encoding CpsB/CapC family capsule biosynthesis tyrosine phosphatase, protein MKKIDMHCHILPGIDDGSANPKETLAMLRMALNQDFVGMIVTPHGSVRNASVERVQEIRTLCKKFRIQAYQRLGVRLPVFPGQEIMYSVDTRQLLKEGKLLTLADSRYVLLEFLPGTAYSKIFSAVRQMQMAGYVPILAHVERYHVLREEGRLEELADTGARIQMNYSSIDGGWNNNTAQWCKRQLKDGLVHYLGTDMHNSGERSPQTEHVEKWLNKNLSEDYVWALIQGNARRILDDRGSHKPKT, encoded by the coding sequence ATGAAAAAGATAGATATGCACTGTCACATACTACCTGGTATAGATGATGGATCTGCAAATCCGAAAGAGACATTAGCGATGCTACGCATGGCATTGAATCAGGACTTTGTAGGTATGATCGTAACGCCACATGGCTCAGTCCGTAATGCATCCGTAGAACGAGTGCAGGAGATTCGAACATTGTGTAAGAAGTTCAGAATTCAGGCATATCAACGACTTGGAGTCAGGCTTCCGGTATTTCCGGGACAGGAAATTATGTATTCGGTAGATACAAGACAGTTACTAAAAGAAGGAAAGCTTCTGACGCTGGCAGACAGCAGATATGTATTATTGGAATTCCTCCCGGGGACAGCTTACTCTAAGATATTCAGCGCAGTGCGCCAGATGCAGATGGCAGGTTATGTCCCAATTTTGGCACATGTAGAAAGGTATCATGTGTTAAGAGAAGAAGGCAGACTGGAAGAGCTGGCTGATACAGGAGCAAGAATCCAGATGAATTACAGCTCTATAGATGGAGGATGGAATAATAATACAGCACAGTGGTGTAAGCGACAACTGAAAGATGGTCTGGTCCATTACCTGGGAACAGATATGCACAATAGCGGAGAACGCAGTCCACAGACAGAACACGTTGAGAAGTGGCTGAACAAGAATCTGTCTGAAGATTATGTATGGGCATTGATACAAGGCAATGCAAGAAGAATATTAGATGACCGCGGATCACACAAGCCTAAAACATAA
- a CDS encoding YveK family protein: MGKNYDNDEMEIDLLELFYVLKSKILAILGVGLLFGCIACAYAGFLVKPLYTSSSMMLVLTKETTLSSLADLQMGSQLTKDYSILITSRPVLTDVIDQLDLDMDYKQLKNMITVTNQDDTRILQLSVEYSDAKQAKEIVDKLSEVASEYIGDKMEVTPPKIIEKGEVPTSRSNTGVAKMAVMGVLAGMILCAGVIVIRTIMDDTIKSEEDIEKYLGLSTLSVIPDRKDYINGSGKKKSKRNDAGKRKAS; the protein is encoded by the coding sequence ATGGGAAAGAATTACGACAATGATGAGATGGAAATTGACTTACTGGAGCTCTTTTATGTGCTCAAGTCGAAGATACTGGCAATCCTGGGAGTGGGACTGTTGTTCGGCTGTATTGCGTGTGCATATGCCGGATTCTTAGTGAAGCCGCTGTACACATCTTCTTCCATGATGCTTGTACTGACCAAGGAGACGACGCTTAGTTCTCTGGCGGATCTACAGATGGGCTCACAGCTTACCAAGGACTATTCCATCTTGATCACAAGCCGTCCGGTGCTTACGGATGTTATCGACCAGTTAGATCTGGACATGGACTATAAGCAGCTGAAGAATATGATCACAGTTACGAACCAGGACGATACGCGTATTCTGCAGTTGTCTGTGGAGTATTCTGATGCCAAGCAGGCGAAGGAGATTGTAGACAAGCTGTCAGAGGTTGCTTCTGAGTATATCGGAGACAAGATGGAGGTTACACCGCCTAAGATCATTGAAAAAGGTGAGGTTCCGACTTCCAGATCGAATACAGGCGTGGCGAAGATGGCAGTGATGGGTGTGCTGGCAGGTATGATCCTGTGCGCAGGTGTGATTGTTATCCGCACGATCATGGACGATACGATTAAGTCTGAAGAAGATATAGAAAAATATCTGGGATTATCTACACTGAGTGTAATTCCGGACAGAAAGGATTATATTAATGGATCAGGAAAGAAGAAGTCAAAGAGAAATGATGCAGGAAAACGAAAAGCAAGCTAG
- a CDS encoding CpsD/CapB family tyrosine-protein kinase, which yields MDQERRSQREMMQENEKQARTTYTNAQAKAAMSRRDNKASKLRVELTDPRKSNYFYEEALKTLRTNIQFAGADIKTILVTSCFPNEGKSDVVFQLAKEMGMAGKKTVLLDADIRKSVLVQRYLVDSDVKGLSQYLSGQAPVRDILYGTNYENMDVIFAGPMAPNPSELLNGKVFAKLMIELKQRYDYVLIDTPPMANVVDAAIVGKVCDGAILLIESGFVGYRAAQKAIKQLEKSGTHMLGAVLNKVDARKEKYYSYYSYGSKYGYGYGQNHENA from the coding sequence ATGGATCAGGAAAGAAGAAGTCAAAGAGAAATGATGCAGGAAAACGAAAAGCAAGCTAGAACTACATATACAAATGCGCAGGCAAAAGCGGCAATGTCCCGCCGTGACAATAAGGCATCTAAGCTTCGGGTGGAGCTGACGGATCCTCGTAAATCAAATTACTTTTACGAGGAGGCGTTAAAGACGCTGAGAACAAATATCCAGTTTGCAGGAGCGGATATTAAGACGATTCTTGTGACAAGCTGTTTTCCGAATGAGGGAAAGAGTGATGTTGTCTTCCAGCTCGCAAAGGAAATGGGTATGGCCGGTAAGAAGACGGTGCTTCTGGATGCGGATATCCGAAAATCTGTCCTTGTGCAGAGATATCTCGTGGATAGTGACGTGAAGGGACTGTCCCAGTACTTAAGCGGACAGGCACCGGTGCGCGATATTTTATATGGAACAAATTATGAAAATATGGACGTGATCTTTGCAGGACCGATGGCTCCGAATCCATCAGAACTTCTGAATGGCAAAGTATTTGCGAAGTTGATGATCGAATTGAAGCAGAGATATGATTACGTCCTAATCGATACACCTCCTATGGCAAATGTGGTGGATGCTGCTATTGTTGGCAAGGTGTGTGATGGAGCAATTCTGCTGATCGAGAGTGGATTTGTAGGATACCGTGCAGCGCAGAAAGCAATCAAGCAGTTGGAAAAGAGTGGAACACATATGCTTGGAGCTGTGCTGAATAAGGTTGATGCAAGAAAAGAAAAATATTATTCCTATTACAGTTATGGAAGTAAGTATGGTTATGGCTATGGCCAGAATCATGAAAATGCGTAG
- a CDS encoding pentapeptide repeat-containing protein: protein MTVLESSASAVAFALAASAAFFFWIPAYPRPATASTAAPAIITAVNLPWRFPDDSRLSSSRLSDSRLPDSRLSGSRLSDLRCSDSRLSGSRLSGSRCSGPLSMSDLISPSESLPAPLSLTHCYLQLLSYD, encoded by the coding sequence GTGACGGTGTTGGAATCATCTGCTTCCGCGGTTGCTTTCGCACTTGCCGCTTCTGCTGCTTTCTTTTTTTGGATACCTGCATATCCCAGACCTGCCACTGCAAGTACAGCTGCGCCTGCGATAATAACTGCTGTGAATCTTCCGTGGCGTTTCCCTGATGATTCTCGCCTTTCTAGTTCCCGTCTGTCTGATTCTCGCCTGCCTGATTCTCGTCTGTCTGGTTCTCGTCTGTCTGATCTTCGCTGTTCTGATTCTCGTCTGTCTGGTTCTCGTCTGTCTGGTTCTCGCTGTTCTGGTCCTCTGTCCATGTCTGATCTGATTTCTCCTTCTGAATCTCTTCCTGCGCCGCTTTCTTTAACTCACTGCTATTTGCAGCTTCTTTCTTATGATTGA